The following coding sequences are from one Crateriforma spongiae window:
- a CDS encoding transglutaminase-like domain-containing protein, whose amino-acid sequence MPLDRRQFCSQSLAGLTAVSAATTLGYHRDAVAQSRRSRRGDQESEGTPRVSFDLPQTHRWRMGLSLKTGSTCQNVIATFPIPVNWPEQEVRLVAKNIDNPMTRWITRPAPGGTTQVVASVAKVAASSETEIMFEFDVKKHRIVAPEVTDDLVIPTRPSRDIKLYLGTSPEIDHTHRTIRAAYAELSAEPYDNAWQLVERMYDYVRDNVRYVNGPIQRASLALENGYGDCEEMTSLVVALCRNAKIPARMVWVPEHCYPEFYLEDADGDGHWFPCQAAGTRQFGGIEEYRPVLQKGDRFRVPEKRGKPQRYLTEFFTCEVKGRSDPNPTFVLEQVDV is encoded by the coding sequence ATGCCGCTTGATCGTCGCCAGTTTTGTTCACAATCGTTGGCCGGATTGACGGCCGTCTCCGCCGCCACGACGCTCGGATACCATCGCGATGCCGTGGCGCAAAGTCGTCGATCGCGACGCGGCGATCAGGAATCCGAAGGCACGCCGCGTGTTTCGTTTGATTTGCCGCAAACCCATCGATGGCGGATGGGGCTGTCACTGAAGACCGGTTCGACGTGTCAAAACGTGATTGCGACGTTTCCGATTCCGGTCAACTGGCCCGAACAAGAAGTCCGATTGGTCGCCAAAAACATCGATAATCCGATGACCCGCTGGATCACACGTCCGGCGCCCGGTGGAACGACCCAAGTGGTCGCGTCGGTGGCCAAGGTGGCGGCCAGCAGCGAGACCGAAATCATGTTCGAATTCGATGTGAAGAAGCATCGAATCGTTGCACCGGAGGTCACCGATGATCTGGTGATTCCCACGCGACCGTCGCGGGACATCAAGCTGTACTTGGGAACCAGTCCCGAGATCGATCATACACACCGGACGATCCGCGCGGCCTATGCCGAATTGTCAGCGGAACCCTATGACAATGCGTGGCAGTTGGTCGAACGCATGTACGACTATGTGCGGGACAATGTGCGTTACGTCAACGGACCGATCCAACGTGCTTCGTTGGCATTGGAAAATGGATACGGCGATTGCGAAGAGATGACCAGTCTGGTCGTTGCTTTGTGCCGCAACGCCAAAATTCCCGCGCGAATGGTTTGGGTGCCCGAACACTGTTACCCGGAATTCTATCTGGAAGATGCCGATGGCGACGGGCACTGGTTCCCCTGCCAAGCCGCGGGAACTCGGCAATTCGGTGGCATCGAAGAATACCGTCCGGTTCTACAGAAAGGCGATCGCTTTCGTGTCCCGGAAAAACGCGGCAAGCCTCAGCGTTATCTGACGGAATTCTTCACCTGCGAAGTCAAAGGACGCAGCGATCCAAATCCGACGTTCGTGTTGGAACAGGTCGACGTTTGA
- a CDS encoding ATP-binding protein, which translates to MNPGPGMDGSDKKSSGTPPQDGVTIDPKDLRRMLHDLRGPVRHVRGFHSIAAEAWQRIADDDLRQKHGDDVTDIEDSLNVIQRAGRSMDELLDAIRSWCMAIMPPDPGTMVGEKPLTEILRQVWDDVCRQHSIDDARLDVHAGVDPEVDFDSFEKMLHQVLDNAVRYRDEKRTLEITVGVKPTAEGWTCLIQDNGVGFPPQLAPRLLRPFERGSAANPMRPGMGLAIADALAKRQNCGLVLCGEVGGGAAVEITHPMLRPHSDGPDLD; encoded by the coding sequence ATGAATCCAGGTCCCGGTATGGACGGCTCCGATAAAAAGAGCTCCGGTACGCCACCTCAAGATGGCGTGACGATCGACCCGAAAGATCTGCGTCGGATGCTGCATGATTTGCGGGGGCCGGTCCGGCACGTCCGCGGGTTCCATAGCATTGCCGCCGAAGCTTGGCAGCGAATTGCCGACGATGACCTGCGACAGAAACATGGCGACGATGTTACCGACATCGAAGACAGTCTGAACGTGATCCAGCGGGCCGGCCGGTCGATGGACGAATTGCTGGATGCGATCCGTTCGTGGTGCATGGCCATCATGCCGCCCGATCCGGGGACGATGGTCGGCGAAAAACCGCTGACCGAAATCTTACGTCAAGTTTGGGACGATGTTTGTCGGCAGCACAGCATCGACGACGCCAGGCTGGACGTCCACGCCGGTGTCGATCCGGAGGTGGATTTCGATTCGTTCGAAAAGATGTTGCACCAAGTGTTGGACAACGCGGTCCGTTATCGCGACGAAAAACGGACACTGGAAATTACCGTTGGTGTGAAGCCGACCGCCGAAGGATGGACGTGCCTGATTCAAGACAACGGCGTGGGGTTCCCGCCGCAGCTGGCGCCGCGATTGTTGCGGCCCTTTGAACGTGGTTCAGCAGCCAACCCGATGCGTCCCGGAATGGGGCTGGCCATCGCCGACGCTTTGGCGAAGCGTCAGAATTGCGGCCTGGTGTTGTGCGGTGAAGTCGGCGGCGGTGCCGCCGTGGAAATCACACACCCGATGCTTCGCCCGCACTCGGACGGCCCCGATCTGGATTGA
- a CDS encoding response regulator transcription factor — protein MPATTSNGRTAESVVYLIDDYPDDLLLLRKLCESIGLKVRTFASPTEFLQLADLGAKGCIVVDLMMPQMSGLELHRELASRGSSIPIIVVTAHADAATCREAFKSGVFDFIEKSFNPHELVQVIQKALRHSEDTEHVSRIREQSLINLDRISPREREVMELLAAGKTLKEIGQSLGISVQTASKHRGKLFEKLDVQNEVELFKLLLTVNPDRGRPSAGEASGV, from the coding sequence ATGCCAGCGACGACATCGAACGGGCGTACCGCCGAGTCGGTGGTCTATCTGATCGACGATTACCCTGACGACTTGTTGCTGTTGCGGAAACTGTGCGAATCCATCGGATTGAAGGTACGCACGTTTGCTTCGCCCACTGAATTTTTACAGCTCGCCGACCTTGGGGCCAAAGGTTGCATCGTCGTCGACTTGATGATGCCACAAATGAGCGGGCTGGAATTGCACCGCGAATTGGCCAGCCGCGGCAGTTCGATTCCGATCATCGTCGTCACCGCGCACGCGGATGCGGCGACCTGTCGTGAAGCGTTCAAAAGCGGGGTCTTCGATTTCATCGAGAAGAGCTTTAACCCGCACGAGCTGGTGCAAGTGATCCAGAAAGCTTTGCGCCATAGCGAAGACACGGAACACGTCAGCCGGATCCGTGAACAATCCCTGATCAACTTGGACCGCATTTCCCCTCGCGAACGCGAGGTCATGGAATTGCTGGCGGCCGGAAAGACGCTGAAGGAGATCGGCCAGAGCCTTGGCATTTCTGTCCAGACCGCGTCCAAGCACCGGGGCAAATTGTTTGAAAAGTTGGACGTTCAAAACGAAGTCGAACTGTTCAAGCTGTTGCTGACGGTCAATCCAGATCGGGGCCGTCCGAGTGCGGGCGAAGCATCGGGTGTGTGA
- a CDS encoding YciI family protein: protein MLDESVQKLTNEAVRWVRRCPRPMAEDTHIEIRRLFKIEDFADVDPDGGIAQKECQLRETLQKED, encoded by the coding sequence ATGCTCGACGAATCCGTCCAGAAATTGACCAACGAAGCGGTACGGTGGGTTCGTCGCTGTCCGCGTCCGATGGCGGAAGACACTCACATCGAGATTCGACGTCTCTTTAAAATCGAAGACTTCGCCGACGTCGACCCCGACGGTGGCATCGCACAGAAAGAATGCCAGCTTCGCGAAACTCTGCAAAAGGAAGACTGA
- a CDS encoding VOC family protein, with product MTPNVSTYLFFDGHCEEALRFYESRLDAEILFVMRFKDNPEPNPDCPIPAGFDDKIMHASVRIGNTVVMASDGASMAEDASVGMNGFRMVYTTDDPERIRQVFDHLADGGKPEMPPVKTFWSPSYGMVTDRFGVPWMVMCVDPEQKHAQVD from the coding sequence GTGACCCCCAACGTGTCGACCTATTTGTTCTTCGACGGCCACTGCGAAGAAGCACTGCGGTTCTACGAGTCCCGACTGGACGCGGAGATCCTGTTCGTCATGCGGTTCAAAGACAACCCGGAACCCAATCCCGATTGTCCAATTCCCGCAGGTTTCGACGACAAGATCATGCATGCGTCGGTTCGCATCGGAAACACCGTTGTGATGGCATCCGATGGTGCAAGCATGGCTGAAGATGCTTCGGTCGGAATGAACGGGTTTCGTATGGTTTACACCACCGATGACCCGGAACGCATCCGCCAAGTCTTTGACCACCTGGCCGATGGTGGCAAACCTGAGATGCCTCCGGTCAAAACGTTCTGGTCGCCGTCCTATGGCATGGTCACCGACAGATTCGGCGTGCCGTGGATGGTGATGTGCGTCGATCCCGAACAAAAGCACGCCCAGGTCGATTAG
- a CDS encoding alpha/beta fold hydrolase has protein sequence MTYRYTGALALLTLTLLASPAVVGSEPRTTVRAADRSDTTTTVHHRTDTVDELEIFYRESGPADAPTIVLLHGFPTSSHMFRNLIPGLSDRFHVIAPDYPGFGNSSMPSVDQFDYTFDRLADVIGHWLDQREIKRYSLYLMDYGAPVGFRLAVRHPDRVQSLVIQNGNAYEEGLGTFWDPLRAYWKDRNETTAEPLKEFLKLDGTRWQYTHGVRDVSKISPDNWRVDQPLLDRPGNQAIQLQLFYDYGSNPKRYPAWQAYLRKHQPPTLIVWGKNDEIFPASGATPYQRDLPDAELHLLDTGHFALEDRGERIAQLMRDFLTRHVSAVQ, from the coding sequence ATGACATACCGTTACACCGGAGCATTGGCTCTATTGACCCTGACGCTTCTTGCTTCACCCGCCGTCGTCGGGTCGGAGCCCCGCACGACCGTTCGAGCGGCCGATCGGTCGGACACGACGACGACAGTGCACCATCGCACCGACACGGTCGACGAACTGGAGATCTTTTATCGCGAATCGGGACCGGCCGACGCGCCGACGATCGTGTTGCTGCACGGTTTCCCGACGTCGTCACACATGTTCCGCAACCTGATCCCAGGACTGTCTGATCGCTTTCACGTGATCGCGCCGGACTATCCCGGTTTTGGCAACAGTTCCATGCCTTCGGTCGACCAGTTCGATTACACGTTCGATCGCTTGGCGGATGTGATCGGTCATTGGTTGGATCAACGTGAAATCAAGCGATACAGCTTGTACTTGATGGACTACGGTGCTCCGGTCGGTTTCCGATTGGCCGTACGGCATCCCGATCGGGTTCAGTCACTGGTCATCCAAAACGGGAATGCTTACGAAGAAGGTCTGGGCACGTTCTGGGATCCGCTTCGGGCCTACTGGAAAGATCGCAACGAAACGACGGCAGAGCCGTTGAAGGAGTTCTTGAAGTTGGACGGCACACGGTGGCAGTACACCCACGGTGTCCGCGATGTGTCGAAAATCAGTCCCGATAACTGGCGGGTCGATCAACCGTTGCTGGACCGTCCCGGAAACCAAGCGATTCAATTGCAACTGTTTTATGACTACGGCAGTAACCCAAAACGTTACCCGGCATGGCAAGCCTATCTGCGAAAGCATCAACCGCCGACGTTGATTGTGTGGGGAAAGAACGATGAAATCTTCCCCGCATCGGGAGCCACACCCTATCAGCGTGACTTGCCCGACGCCGAACTGCATTTGCTGGACACCGGCCATTTTGCCCTGGAAGATCGCGGCGAAAGGATCGCCCAATTGATGCGTGACTTCCTGACTCGTCATGTCTCGGCGGTTCAGTGA
- a CDS encoding nuclear transport factor 2 family protein, with translation MRPPFDRKSALAKVQAAEDAWNSRDPHRVARAYSVDSQWRNRDQFFVGREAITEFLTDKWQRELDYRLEKELWSFTENRISVRFEYEWHDATGQWFRTHGNEHWEFDDDGLMQRRDMSANDVAIEPTERRLVDAATN, from the coding sequence ATCCGGCCTCCGTTCGATCGCAAGTCGGCTTTGGCCAAGGTCCAGGCGGCCGAAGACGCTTGGAACAGCCGTGACCCGCACCGCGTTGCTCGCGCCTACAGCGTCGATTCCCAATGGCGAAATCGAGACCAGTTCTTTGTCGGACGCGAAGCGATCACGGAATTCCTGACGGACAAATGGCAACGCGAACTGGATTACCGATTGGAGAAGGAACTATGGAGCTTCACCGAAAACCGGATCTCTGTCCGTTTTGAATACGAATGGCACGATGCCACCGGGCAATGGTTTCGCACGCATGGCAATGAACACTGGGAATTCGACGACGACGGTCTGATGCAACGTCGTGACATGAGTGCCAATGACGTTGCGATTGAGCCGACCGAACGACGCCTGGTTGACGCCGCGACGAACTAA
- a CDS encoding sigma-54-dependent Fis family transcriptional regulator yields MKPPPELSCDDAESFQALLLEMARQRDIDSLLRLIVGRLCRTSSIALARLWLIQPGDICQRCVFADECPDRSQCLHLVASDGVSQSTGSRWDRLDGRFQRFPIGIRKVGHIAATGDVVEVTDISEGSPWIVRPEWATSEGIRGFVGQPLVHQSDVLGVLGVFLRAPVWAAGRSWLRIIADHAAVTIANTRALQRIEHLTQQLELENEYLKDEICSSLQFGEIVGQSAALQKVLQQVALVAPTDSNVLILGESGVGKELIARAIHQQSPRHDRPLIKVNCASIPRDLFESEFFGHTQGAFTGAVRDRVGRFELADGGTLFLDEIGEVPLEMQSKLLRVLQEGTYERIGEEQTRQADVRIVAATNRDLPKEAAEKKFREDLYYRLSVFPIEVMPLRQRVEDIPLLASHFLQTCARQIGVDQPTLKQRHVRELMAYRWPGNIRELQNVIERAVIRSQTGPLRFDLPQTLDQRAAMVSSPTPERADTLMTDEEMRRIERQNMIDVLEAHRWKISGDQGAAQFLGLHPATLSSRMRSMGIRRPRK; encoded by the coding sequence ATGAAACCGCCACCTGAATTAAGTTGTGATGACGCCGAATCGTTTCAAGCGTTGCTGCTGGAAATGGCTCGACAACGAGATATCGATTCGCTGCTGCGATTGATCGTCGGACGGCTATGCCGAACCTCCAGCATCGCCCTGGCACGTCTGTGGCTGATCCAGCCTGGCGATATTTGCCAGCGATGTGTTTTTGCCGATGAATGCCCCGACCGGTCGCAGTGTTTGCATTTGGTCGCGAGCGACGGCGTTTCACAGTCGACCGGATCTCGTTGGGATCGTCTGGACGGGCGGTTTCAACGTTTTCCGATCGGCATTCGCAAAGTCGGGCACATCGCGGCAACCGGCGACGTCGTGGAAGTGACCGACATCAGCGAAGGGTCTCCTTGGATCGTGCGACCGGAATGGGCCACCTCCGAAGGAATTCGTGGGTTTGTCGGGCAACCGTTGGTGCACCAGTCGGACGTTCTTGGCGTCTTGGGTGTCTTCTTGCGTGCCCCGGTCTGGGCGGCAGGACGTTCTTGGTTGCGAATCATCGCCGACCATGCGGCGGTTACGATCGCAAACACCCGAGCATTGCAGCGGATCGAACACTTGACCCAACAGTTGGAATTGGAAAACGAGTATCTGAAAGACGAGATCTGCTCATCGTTACAGTTCGGCGAGATCGTTGGGCAAAGTGCGGCACTGCAAAAGGTCTTGCAGCAAGTCGCGTTGGTGGCCCCGACCGACAGTAACGTCTTGATCCTTGGCGAATCAGGCGTTGGCAAAGAGCTGATCGCTCGTGCGATTCATCAACAAAGCCCGCGGCACGATCGCCCGCTGATCAAAGTCAACTGCGCATCGATTCCGCGTGACCTTTTTGAAAGCGAATTCTTTGGCCACACCCAAGGCGCGTTCACCGGTGCGGTCCGGGATCGTGTGGGACGGTTTGAATTGGCCGATGGCGGAACGCTGTTCTTGGACGAAATTGGCGAAGTCCCGCTGGAGATGCAAAGCAAACTATTACGTGTGTTACAGGAAGGCACCTACGAACGCATTGGTGAAGAACAGACGCGTCAGGCCGATGTTCGAATTGTTGCGGCAACGAATCGCGACCTACCAAAAGAGGCGGCCGAAAAGAAATTTCGCGAAGACCTGTATTATCGACTCAGCGTGTTTCCGATCGAAGTCATGCCGCTGCGGCAACGGGTCGAAGACATCCCCTTGCTGGCATCCCACTTTCTGCAGACGTGTGCCCGCCAGATCGGAGTCGACCAACCGACGTTGAAACAGCGACACGTGCGTGAACTGATGGCGTATCGGTGGCCGGGCAATATCCGGGAACTGCAAAACGTCATTGAGCGTGCGGTGATCCGTTCGCAAACCGGACCGCTGCGGTTTGACTTGCCACAGACGTTGGACCAGCGTGCGGCGATGGTCTCGTCACCGACACCGGAACGGGCTGATACCTTGATGACCGACGAAGAAATGCGGCGGATCGAACGTCAAAACATGATTGACGTGTTGGAGGCCCATCGGTGGAAGATTTCCGGCGACCAGGGAGCCGCCCAATTCCTGGGGTTGCATCCCGCAACGCTCTCATCACGGATGCGATCGATGGGGATTCGCCGTCCCAGAAAGTGA
- a CDS encoding globin family protein, with translation MTPVQIELVQSSWEQVKPISEQAAELFYGKLFELDPSLKPLFKGDMKEQGKKLMATLSLAVASLTKLDSLLPALKDLGRRHVEYGVPDQSYQTVGQALLWTLEQGLGEAFTADVKEAWTETYVTLSTVMLDAAHEQAA, from the coding sequence ATGACTCCCGTTCAAATCGAACTTGTCCAATCATCTTGGGAACAAGTCAAACCGATCTCCGAACAGGCCGCCGAACTGTTCTACGGCAAATTGTTTGAGTTGGACCCGAGCTTGAAACCTTTGTTCAAAGGCGACATGAAAGAACAAGGCAAAAAGTTAATGGCAACGCTCAGCCTGGCCGTCGCATCGCTAACGAAGCTTGATTCCTTGCTTCCCGCACTAAAAGACCTGGGAAGACGACACGTTGAATACGGCGTGCCCGATCAAAGTTACCAGACCGTCGGCCAGGCCCTACTTTGGACGCTTGAGCAGGGACTTGGTGAAGCCTTTACTGCCGACGTCAAAGAGGCTTGGACCGAAACCTACGTGACGCTTAGTACCGTCATGCTGGATGCGGCACACGAGCAAGCCGCATGA
- a CDS encoding Tll0287-like domain-containing protein, translating to MSFQSMTIQRVFFAVAGLSAVVVGTLSITGCGSSEASSSSSGPTITPQQFADGVHAVMMADRTVYATHVVTNLKKQESVVTADEYWEDSDDAIPLPAQMFRMGAELVDENKEAGFTYALRSSWPLNEQHQAKTDLEKEALQYIVENPGENFYGEEVLGDTNYFVAVYPDRAVAEACWTCHNDHPNRGDDYPEFEKDDVMGGVLVRIPLP from the coding sequence ATGAGTTTTCAAAGTATGACAATTCAGCGAGTCTTCTTTGCGGTCGCCGGCCTATCGGCAGTCGTTGTTGGCACCTTATCGATTACAGGATGCGGTTCCAGCGAAGCCAGCAGCAGTTCCAGCGGACCAACGATCACACCGCAACAATTCGCCGATGGCGTGCATGCAGTGATGATGGCCGACCGCACCGTGTATGCGACCCACGTCGTGACAAACTTAAAGAAACAGGAATCCGTCGTCACCGCTGATGAGTACTGGGAAGATTCCGACGATGCCATTCCTTTGCCCGCCCAGATGTTTCGAATGGGTGCCGAATTGGTCGACGAAAACAAGGAAGCCGGCTTCACCTATGCGTTGCGATCGTCGTGGCCTTTGAACGAACAACACCAAGCCAAGACCGACTTGGAAAAAGAAGCGTTGCAATACATCGTCGAAAACCCAGGTGAAAACTTTTACGGGGAAGAAGTCCTGGGTGATACCAACTACTTCGTCGCCGTATACCCGGATCGCGCCGTTGCTGAGGCTTGTTGGACGTGTCACAACGACCACCCCAACCGCGGCGACGATTACCCCGAGTTCGAAAAAGACGACGTCATGGGTGGCGTTTTGGTTCGAATCCCGCTGCCCTAA
- a CDS encoding ammonia-forming cytochrome c nitrite reductase subunit c552 yields MKLPALASPKIAVWMVMNMAIAGVATYALVAPSTTVARRIFLPGETTHGHYQIELACDQCHLTNGGNDESSTSNLMQDACLRCHETDLDTANDTHPASKFNDPVHADLLKILDAQSCLSCHREHVAERTLAMGLTVPSDYCWHCHQDVAESRPSHEGMRYDSCATTGCHNYHDNRALYEKYLDKHHGEADILDDATLILLTSQQTGDDQTQKTRTQVVPDINDADPQIVRQWSSSAHFSAGVNCKQCHQSEAGDANAIRDAKTPAGSSTAWNDHVALDTCRQCHARQSETFLQGKHGMRLAVGLPEMQVAMARLPMRSDAAHRQLNCNSCHAAHVDDIQHAAVDACLGCHNDDHSLAYLDSSHAELWRQELSGEIDAGLGVTCGTCHMPRVATGDNSFVNHNQNSVLRPVETMVREVCQRCHGLEFSFNAVADPELAKTCFDRAPEKTVTSVEMAHEWFEQRRNRQQRRKKSSSR; encoded by the coding sequence ATGAAGCTGCCTGCCCTTGCGTCACCGAAAATCGCCGTCTGGATGGTCATGAATATGGCCATCGCCGGTGTTGCCACATACGCCCTGGTCGCACCCAGCACCACCGTCGCCCGGCGCATTTTTTTGCCAGGCGAAACAACCCACGGCCACTATCAAATTGAATTGGCTTGCGACCAATGCCACCTAACCAATGGCGGCAACGACGAATCAAGCACGTCCAACCTGATGCAAGATGCCTGTTTGCGATGCCACGAAACCGACTTGGACACTGCCAACGACACCCACCCGGCGTCCAAATTTAACGATCCCGTTCACGCCGACTTGCTGAAGATCCTGGATGCCCAAAGTTGTCTTTCCTGTCACCGCGAACACGTCGCCGAAAGAACGTTGGCGATGGGACTGACCGTTCCCAGCGACTATTGCTGGCACTGTCATCAAGACGTTGCCGAAAGCCGTCCGAGCCACGAAGGCATGCGTTACGACAGTTGCGCGACCACGGGGTGCCACAACTACCATGACAACCGTGCGTTGTACGAAAAGTACTTGGACAAACACCACGGCGAAGCAGACATCTTGGATGATGCCACGCTGATCTTGTTGACATCTCAGCAAACCGGTGACGACCAAACACAAAAAACGCGAACGCAGGTTGTACCGGACATCAACGATGCCGATCCGCAAATTGTTCGACAATGGTCATCCAGCGCCCACTTTTCCGCAGGAGTGAACTGCAAGCAATGCCACCAGAGCGAAGCGGGAGATGCCAACGCGATTCGTGACGCCAAGACGCCGGCAGGATCCAGTACCGCTTGGAACGATCACGTCGCGTTGGACACCTGCCGCCAGTGCCACGCACGGCAATCCGAAACGTTTCTGCAAGGCAAACACGGAATGCGGCTGGCCGTCGGCTTGCCCGAAATGCAAGTAGCCATGGCGCGACTGCCGATGCGTTCCGATGCAGCCCATCGACAACTGAATTGCAACAGCTGTCATGCCGCACACGTCGACGACATCCAACACGCGGCGGTCGACGCTTGCCTGGGATGTCACAACGATGACCATTCGCTGGCGTACCTGGATTCATCCCACGCCGAACTGTGGCGTCAGGAACTCAGCGGCGAAATTGATGCCGGGCTCGGTGTCACGTGCGGCACATGCCACATGCCCCGTGTGGCGACCGGCGACAACTCTTTCGTCAATCACAACCAGAACAGCGTCCTTCGACCGGTCGAAACCATGGTCCGTGAAGTCTGTCAACGCTGCCATGGTTTGGAGTTCTCATTCAACGCGGTCGCCGATCCGGAACTGGCCAAAACCTGTTTCGATCGGGCTCCTGAGAAGACCGTGACCAGTGTCGAAATGGCGCACGAATGGTTCGAACAGCGTCGAAACCGACAACAACGCCGTAAGAAATCGAGTTCACGTTAA